In Pseudomonas fluorescens, one genomic interval encodes:
- the gcvP gene encoding aminomethyl-transferring glycine dehydrogenase — translation MSQLPSLSQLRDPEAFLRRHLGPDAAEQQAMLDSLGLGSRVELIEQTVPPGIRLNRALDLPPALDEQAALAKLRGYAEQNQVWTSLIGMGYHGTLTPTVILRNVLENPGWYTAYTPYQPEIAQGRLEALLNFQQLTIDLTGLELANASLLDEATAAAEAMALAKRVAKSKSNLFFVDENCHPQTISVVQTRAEGFGFELIIDAVDNLNQHQVFGALLQYPDTHGEIRDLRPVIDQLHAQQALACVATDLLSLLLLTPPGELGADVVFGSSQRFGVPMGYGGPHAAFFASREEYKRAIPGRIIGVSKDARGNVALRMALQTREQHIRREKANSNICTAQVLLANIASCYAVYHGPQGLKRIAQRVHRLTCILAAGLERHGIARVNAQFFDTLTLEVGGAQSAIIDSAKAAQINLRILGRGRVGLSLDETCDESTVAKLFDVLLGADHGLNVDDIDAETLVSGIPDHLQRNTPYLGHPVFNAHHSETEMLRYLKQLENKDLALNQSMIPLGSCTMKLNATSEMIPITWPQFANLHPFAPREQAVGYTLMIEELQRWLCAITGFDAICMQPNSGAQGEYAGLLAIRKYHESRQQGARDICLIPSSAHGTNPASAQMAGMRVVIVECDEAGNVDLDDLKTKAAEAGDKLSCLMATYPSTHGVYEEGISEICEVIHKHGGQVYMDGANLNAQVGLARPADIGADVSHMNLHKTFCIPHGGGGPGMGPIGIRAHLAPFVANHPVVPIDVPLPQNGAVSAAPWGSASILPISWMYIAMMGPQLADASEVAILAANYLAQHLSGAFPVLYTGRNGRVAHECILDLRPLKAQTGISEEDVAKRLMDYGFHAPTMSFPVPGTLMVEPTESESKAELDRFIGAMLSIRAEITEVQNGNWPAEDNPLKRAPHTLADVTGVWERPYSIEQGITPDAHTKAHKYWPAVNRVDNVYGDRNLFCACVPVDDYR, via the coding sequence ATGTCCCAGTTGCCATCCTTGAGCCAGTTACGCGACCCCGAAGCCTTTCTGCGCCGCCATTTGGGCCCCGACGCCGCCGAACAACAGGCGATGCTCGACAGCCTCGGTCTGGGCAGCCGGGTCGAACTGATCGAGCAGACGGTGCCGCCGGGCATTCGCCTGAATCGGGCGCTGGACTTGCCGCCGGCCCTTGATGAGCAGGCGGCGCTGGCCAAGCTGCGCGGTTACGCCGAGCAGAATCAGGTCTGGACCAGCCTGATCGGCATGGGCTACCACGGCACGCTGACGCCGACCGTCATCCTGCGCAACGTGCTGGAAAATCCCGGCTGGTACACCGCGTACACCCCGTATCAACCGGAGATCGCCCAGGGCCGTCTCGAAGCGTTGTTGAATTTTCAGCAACTGACCATCGACCTCACCGGTCTTGAACTGGCCAACGCCTCTTTGCTCGACGAAGCCACCGCCGCTGCAGAAGCCATGGCGCTGGCCAAGCGTGTGGCGAAGTCGAAGAGCAATCTGTTTTTCGTCGATGAGAACTGTCATCCGCAAACCATCTCCGTGGTGCAAACCCGCGCCGAAGGTTTCGGCTTCGAGCTGATCATCGACGCTGTGGATAACCTCAACCAGCATCAGGTGTTCGGCGCGTTGCTGCAGTATCCCGACACTCACGGCGAGATCCGTGATCTGCGTCCGGTCATCGATCAGTTACACGCGCAGCAGGCGTTAGCGTGTGTCGCCACCGATCTGCTGAGCCTGTTGCTGCTGACACCGCCGGGTGAATTGGGCGCGGATGTCGTGTTCGGTTCGTCCCAGCGCTTTGGCGTACCGATGGGCTACGGTGGCCCGCATGCGGCGTTTTTTGCCAGTCGCGAGGAGTACAAACGGGCGATTCCGGGGCGGATCATCGGCGTGTCGAAAGACGCTCGTGGCAACGTCGCATTGCGCATGGCCCTGCAAACCCGTGAGCAGCATATTCGCCGCGAGAAGGCCAACTCGAACATCTGCACCGCGCAGGTGCTGCTGGCCAACATCGCCAGTTGCTACGCGGTGTATCACGGGCCGCAAGGCTTGAAACGCATCGCCCAGCGCGTGCACCGCTTGACCTGCATCCTGGCGGCGGGCCTTGAGCGCCATGGTATTGCGCGGGTCAACGCACAGTTTTTCGACACCCTCACGCTGGAGGTTGGCGGCGCGCAGAGCGCGATCATCGATAGCGCCAAGGCTGCGCAGATCAACCTGCGGATTCTCGGCCGTGGCCGAGTCGGCTTGAGCCTCGACGAGACGTGCGATGAAAGCACGGTGGCCAAACTGTTCGACGTGCTGCTCGGTGCCGATCATGGTTTGAACGTCGACGACATTGACGCAGAAACACTGGTTTCCGGCATTCCCGACCACCTGCAGCGCAACACGCCGTACCTGGGCCATCCGGTGTTCAATGCGCACCACAGCGAAACCGAGATGCTGCGCTACCTCAAGCAACTGGAGAACAAGGATCTGGCGCTCAACCAGTCGATGATCCCGCTGGGCTCCTGCACCATGAAACTCAACGCCACCAGCGAGATGATCCCGATCACCTGGCCGCAGTTCGCCAACCTGCACCCGTTCGCGCCACGGGAACAGGCGGTCGGTTACACCTTGATGATTGAAGAACTGCAGCGTTGGTTGTGCGCGATCACCGGGTTCGATGCGATTTGCATGCAGCCCAACTCCGGCGCTCAGGGCGAGTACGCCGGGCTGCTGGCGATTCGCAAATATCACGAGAGCCGGCAGCAGGGCGCGCGGGATATCTGCCTGATCCCGTCCTCGGCGCACGGCACCAACCCGGCCTCGGCGCAGATGGCCGGGATGCGCGTGGTGATCGTCGAGTGCGACGAGGCCGGCAACGTCGATCTGGACGACCTGAAAACCAAGGCTGCCGAGGCGGGGGACAAGTTGTCGTGCCTGATGGCGACCTATCCGTCGACCCATGGTGTGTACGAGGAGGGCATCAGCGAAATCTGCGAAGTTATCCACAAGCATGGTGGTCAGGTGTACATGGATGGCGCGAACCTCAATGCGCAGGTCGGGCTGGCGCGGCCGGCGGACATCGGCGCCGACGTGTCGCACATGAACCTGCACAAGACTTTCTGCATTCCCCACGGCGGTGGCGGGCCGGGCATGGGGCCGATCGGTATTCGCGCGCATCTGGCGCCGTTCGTTGCCAATCACCCGGTGGTGCCGATTGACGTCCCTTTGCCACAGAACGGCGCAGTCAGCGCGGCGCCGTGGGGCAGTGCGAGCATTTTGCCGATCAGCTGGATGTACATCGCGATGATGGGGCCGCAACTGGCGGATGCCAGCGAAGTGGCGATCCTCGCGGCGAACTATCTGGCGCAGCATTTATCCGGCGCATTCCCGGTGTTGTACACCGGGCGCAACGGGCGGGTCGCTCACGAATGCATTCTCGACCTGCGGCCCTTGAAGGCGCAGACCGGGATCAGTGAAGAGGACGTCGCCAAGCGCCTGATGGACTATGGTTTCCATGCGCCGACCATGTCCTTCCCGGTGCCAGGGACGTTGATGGTCGAGCCGACCGAGAGCGAGTCCAAGGCCGAACTCGATCGTTTCATCGGCGCGATGCTGAGCATCCGCGCGGAAATCACCGAAGTGCAGAACGGCAACTGGCCGGCGGAAGACAACCCGCTCAAGCGCGCGCCGCATACCCTGGCGGATGTCACCGGAGTGTGGGAGCGGCCTTACAGCATCGAGCAGGGGATCACCCCGGATGCGCACACCAAGGCGCACAAGTATTGGCCGGCGGTGAATCGGGTGGATAACGTTTATGGGGATCGCAATCTGTTTTGTGCCTGCGTCCCGGTGGACGATTACCGCTGA
- a CDS encoding DUF2388 domain-containing protein, which produces MMRLKLAVATVALLSLPVGSAMADSFWRNVISSGATTGSTYLTFKDHKLIVAAQDDAGSFVASDGGIRGPYLEAAMQKVRADNPGLQATDMELANAILAKNAVASE; this is translated from the coding sequence ATCATGCGTCTCAAACTTGCTGTCGCCACCGTTGCCTTGCTGTCCCTTCCCGTTGGTTCAGCGATGGCCGACAGCTTTTGGCGTAACGTCATTTCGTCCGGCGCCACCACCGGTTCGACCTACCTGACCTTCAAGGATCACAAGCTGATCGTTGCCGCACAGGACGATGCCGGCAGCTTCGTTGCCAGCGATGGCGGCATCCGTGGGCCGTACCTGGAAGCAGCGATGCAGAAAGTCCGCGCCGACAATCCGGGCCTGCAGGCCACGGACATGGAACTGGCGAATGCGATTCTGGCGAAGAACGCAGTGGCCTCCGAGTAA